The following are encoded in a window of Clarias gariepinus isolate MV-2021 ecotype Netherlands chromosome 8, CGAR_prim_01v2, whole genome shotgun sequence genomic DNA:
- the syf2 gene encoding pre-mRNA-splicing factor syf2 produces the protein MASSAEVCEPARDEEPTESVASQKREERLRKFRELHLKMNEAHKLNHKEVVEEDRRLKLPSNWEAKKARLEYELMVDGKKKDCADRGEDYNRVKLLDISAEDAERWERKKKKKNPDPGFSGYAEAQLRQYQRLTKQIKPDMEDYERQREQYGEDFHPTCNSLIHGSHVPSREAIDRMQEDIEKQIEKRSKFSRRRAYNDDADIDYINERNAKFNKKAERFYGKYTAEIKQNLERGTAV, from the exons ATGGCGTCCAGCGCGGAG GTGTGTGAACCAGCTCGTGATGAGGAACCGACAGAAAGTGTAGCATCACAGAAGAGAGAGGAAAGGCTGAGGAAGTTCAGAgagcttcatttaaaaatg AACGAGGCACATAAGCTGAATCATAAAGAAGTGGTGGAAGAGGACAGGCGCCTAAAACTGCCCTCCAACTGGGAGGCTAAGAAAGCTCGACTCGAGTACGAACTCATGGTGGATGGGAAGAAGAAG gattgtgccGACCGAGGCGAGGATTACAACCGTGTGAAGCTGTTGGACATCAGCGCTGAGGATGCTGAAAGATgggagaggaaaaagaagaagaaaaacccTGATCCTGGCTTCTCAG GGTACGCCGAGGCCCAGCTGAGGCAATACCAGAGGCTCACTAAACAGATAAAGCCTGATATGGAAGACTACGAAAGACAAAGGGAGCAATA CGGTGAAGACTTCCATCCGACCTGCAACAGTCTGATCCACGGATCGCACGTTCCCTCTAGAGAAGCCATCGACCGCATGCAGGAGGACATCGAGAAACA AATCGAGAAGCGCTCCAAGTTCAGCCGGCGCAGAGCCTACAACGACGACGCCGACATCGACTACATCAACGAGAGGAACGCCAAGTTCAACAAGAAGGCCGAGCGCTTCTACGGAAAATACACCGCAGAGATCAAACAGAACCTGGAGAGAGGAACCGCAGTGTAG